The following coding sequences lie in one Aspergillus luchuensis IFO 4308 DNA, chromosome 8, nearly complete sequence genomic window:
- a CDS encoding uncharacterized protein (TransMembrane:2 (n9-27c31/32o47-66i98-116o)), with product MSSQIPQYLFALQSLPLLGSGLYTLLFPASAAQSPYLPLRGVSVGTIQAMSLSSLTLGTFYALVAYQNNIPLMAATVPTRLLAAVVFYRTGEEAWKRVAPFEAVMGVVTGLGVWMWG from the exons ATGTCTTCCCAAATCCCCCAATATTTATTCGCCCTGCAATCCCTGCCCCTCCTCGGCAGCGGACTCTACACCCTCCTTTTTCCCGCTTCCGCTGCGCAATCACCATACCTGCCGCTACGGGGCGTCAGCGTAGGGACTATTCAGGCGATGAG TCTTTCCTCCTTGACACTGGGTACTTTCTATGCTCTCGTCGCCTATCAGAATAACATCCCGCTGATGGCGGCTACGGTACCGACCAGGCTTTTGGCTGCGGTGGTGTTTTATCGGACGGGTGAGGAGGCGTGGAAACGAGTCGCGCCTTTTGAGGCGGTGATGGGGGTTGTGACTGGTTTGGGGGTTTGGATGTGGGGGTAG
- a CDS encoding uncharacterized protein (COG:S;~EggNog:ENOG410PT02;~InterPro:IPR010730;~PFAM:PF06985) has product MEPKVILEVPLNISQQNLVDLTNIGSPEKFRLVECAALLSNQGPVLRIVQFDDFKFGNRPPAAYAAISYIWQGNRTDSLSGTIVVEGALDGDPISINIIQQACIACKRRRLDYIWLDRLCIMQTDRNDKAWQIQRMFDIYKTGLPLVLPGGLMKLVCLDEETDWILRAWTLQEAIVSEAYVLVSAEGLHIPPERPLVDLMVSDDPRRCMCRVESVVPDMSAFCRLVDLLQVIRRGSGNAICQMTANAEPTVMQLRIFGNYQTRKREITAFADATQTIWNGSNWSRHSLWQSSFFRTSKRPVDMVFSIMGLFGVSLNPKEFASTDRIRATIALAQEYLKRSNKADWLIAGWKEPPDRRLSSFPELPETSVSTAPRFYTEKDHISNKPDTPPYDIRHRFNSSWVPSGRMDDEGYFYFKAKAVRVASHALGTRETSRCSNQPQTTPSGLLRALDGSLWEPQTGEALPEQRGPCHSSQGRELFAAVVGLGFGQGYTRHAKAVLLEEHTPGRFHRLPVFFELTQDTLEEWREMDLNMGPVR; this is encoded by the coding sequence ATGGAACCCAAGGTGATCTTAGAGGTCCCTCTGAATATCTCGCAACAAAATCTAGTCGATCTAACCAACATTGGTTCTCCCGAGAAATTTCGTCTCGTCGAATGCGCAGCTCTACTCAGCAACCAAGGCCCCGTCCTCCGGATCGTACAGTTTGACGACTTCAAATTTGGCAACCGACCGCCAGCCGCCTACGCGGCAATCTCGTACATCTGGCAAGGAAATCGCACCGATTCGCTCTCAGGCACAATTGTTGTCGAGGGCGCGCTTGACGGTGATCCGATCAGTATCAACATCATACAACAGGCATGCATTGCGTGCAAGCGTCGTCGATTAGATTATATCTGGCTTGACAGACTTTGTATAATGCAAACTGATAGAAACGACAAGGCATGGCAGATCCAGAGGATGTTCGATATTTACAAGACGGGACTCCCGCTGGTTTTGCCCGGTGGCCTCATGAAGCTGGTGTGTTTGGATGAAGAGACAGACTGGATCCTGCGCGCTTGGACGTTGCAAGAGGCGATTGTCTCCGAAGCCTATGTGCTTGTTTCGGCAGAGGGCCTTCATATTCCTCCCGAGAGACCCTTGGTTGATTTAATGGTATCTGACGACCCTCGACGCTGCATGTGTCGTGTGGAGTCTGTCGTACCTGATATGTCTGCCTTTTGCAGACTCGTGGACCTCCTCCAAGTCATCCGCCGAGGGTCAGGAAACGCTATTTGCCAAATGACCGCCAATGCAGAACCAACAGTGATGCAATTGAGAATTTTTGGAAACTACCAAAcgcggaagagggagatcACTGCCTTTGCAGACGCTACACAAACAATTTGGAACGGGTCAAATTGGTCACGCCACTCCCTCTGGcaatcttccttcttcagaaCTTCCAAGCGACCGGTTGACATGGTATTCAGTATTATGGGCCTCTTTGGGGTCTCCCTCAACCCTAAAGAGTTCGCGTCAACGGACCGCATACGTGCAACTATAGCTCTTGCACAGGAGTACTTGAAGAGGAGCAACAAAGCTGACTGGTTGATCGCCGGTTGGAAAGAGCCCCCAGATAGGcgtctttcctctttcccaGAGCTTCCGGAAACATCCGTGTCCACGGCTCCACGATTTTACACAGAAAAGGATCACATATCGAATAAGCCTGACACGCCTCCCTATGATATCCGGCACCGCTTTAACAGCAGTTGGGTCCCCAGTGGCAGAATGGACGATGAGGGCTACTTTTACTTTAAAGCCAAGGCGGTGCGAGTGGCCAGCCACGCCCTGGGAACACGCGAGACATCTCGATGCTCGAATCAGCCTCAAACGACCCCGTCTGGGTTACTTAGGGCACTCGACGGGAGCCTTTGGGAGCCACAAACAGGTGAAGCCCTGCCGGAGCAACGTGGCCCTTGCCACTCCAGCCAAGGCCGAGAACTGTTTGCAGCTGTGGTGGGCCTTGGCTTTGGTCAGGGCTATACCAGACACGCGAAGGCTGTTCTACTGGAAGAACATACACCGGGAAGGTTCCATAGGCTTCCGGTATTCTTCGAATTGACACAGGATACGCTGGAGGAATGGAGGGAAATGGATCTTAATATGGGGCCTGTTCGATAG
- a CDS encoding uncharacterized protein (CAZy:GH6;~COG:G;~EggNog:ENOG410PGYJ;~InterPro:IPR001524,IPR035971,IPR000254,IPR036434, IPR016288;~PFAM:PF01341,PF00734;~SECRETED:SignalP(1-18);~go_component: GO:0005576 - extracellular region [Evidence IEA];~go_function: GO:0004553 - hydrolase activity, hydrolyzing O-glycosyl compounds [Evidence IEA];~go_function: GO:0030248 - cellulose binding [Evidence IEA];~go_process: GO:0005975 - carbohydrate metabolic process [Evidence IEA];~go_process: GO:0030245 - cellulose catabolic process [Evidence IEA]) encodes MHYTLSLALAFLPFGIQAQQTLWGQCGGQGYSGATSCVAGATCSTINEYYAQCTPATGSGSATTLKTTTSTTTAAMTTTTATSSPAASASPTTTASASGNPFSGYQLYVNPYYSSEVASLAIPSLTGSLSSLQAAATAAAKVPSFVWLDTADKVPTMADYLADIKSQNSAGASPPIAGQFVVYDLPDRDCAALASNGEYSIADNGVEHYKAYIDSIREVLVQYSDVHTLLVIEPDSLANLVTNLNVAKCANAQSAYLECTNYALTQLNLPNVAMYLDAGHAGWLGWPANQQPAADLFASVYKNASSPAAVRGLATNVANYNAWTISSCPSYTQGNSVCDEQQYINAIAPLLEAQGFDAHFIVDTGRNGKQPTGQQAWGDWCNVINTGFGVRPTTSTGDDLVDAFVWVKPGGESDGTSDSSATRYDAHCGYSDALQPAPEAGTWFQAYFVQLLTNANPAF; translated from the exons ATGCATTACACGTTATCTCTCGCATTGGCGTTTCTGCCGTTTGGAATCCAAGCCCAGCAAACCCTTTGGGGACAATGTGGGGGTCAAGGGTATTCAGGGGCCACAAGTTGCGTGGCTGGTGCAACATGCTCAACCATAAATGAAT ACTATGCTCAGTGTACGCCAGCGACAGGCTCGGGCTCTGCCACTACCTTGAaaacaactactagtactaccacTGCTGCAATGACGACAACAACTGCTACTAGCAGCCCCGCCGCCTCTGCCTCACCGACTACCACGGCCAGCGCTAGTGGCAACCCATTCAGCGGATACCAGCTCTACGTGAACCCGTACTACTCATCGGAAGTCGCATCTTTGGCCATCCCATCGCTCACTGGTTCTCTTTCTTCGCTCCAGGCGGCGGCAACCGCCGCAGCCAAGGTACCTTCTTTCGTATGGCT GGATACCGCTGACAAAGTTCCTACCATGGCGGACTATCTGGCCGACATCAAATCTCAGAATTCTGCCGGAGCAAGCCCCCCTATCGCGGGTCAGTTTGTGGTGTACGACCTCCCTGACCGCGACTGCGCCGCTCTCGCCAGTAACGGCGAGTATTCGATTGCGGACAACGGGGTTGAACACTACAAGGCCTACATCGATTCCATCCGCGAGGTTCTTGTGCAGTATTCGGATGTTCATACCCTTCTGGTTATTG AGCCCGACAGTCTCGCCAACTTGGTGACAAACCTCAATGTAGCCAAATGTGCCAATGCTCAAAGTGCCTACCTTGAATGTACAAATTATGCACTAACTCAGCTCAATCTTCCCAACGTGGCCATGTATCTTGACGCTG GACACGCCGGTTGGCTCGGCTGGCCCGCAAATCAACAACCCGCCGCCGACCTGTTCGCAAGCGTCTACAAGAACGCCAGTTCTCCCGCCGCGGTGCGTGGCTTGGCCACGAATGTCGCCAACTACAATGCCTGGACCATTTCCTCCTGTCCCTCCTACACCCAGGGAAACAGCGTCTGCGATGAGCAACAGTATATCAATGCTATTGCCCCGTTGCTAGAGGCGCAGGGCTTCGACGCCCACTTTATCGTCGATACCG GCCGCAACGGCAAACAGCCCACGGGCCAGCAGGCCTGGGGTGACTGGTGCAATGTCATCAACACTGGCTTCGGCGTCCGCCcgaccaccagcaccggcgATGATCTCGTCGATGCCTTCGTCTGGGTGAAGCCTGGGGGCGAGAGTGACGGCACCTCTGACAGCTCGGCTACTCGATACGACGCGCACTGCGGGTATAGCGATGCCTTGCAGCCGGCGCCTGAGGCGGGGACTTGGTTCCAG GCCTACTTCGTGCAGCTGCTCACAAACGCCAATCCAGCTTTCTAG